A single window of Crassostrea angulata isolate pt1a10 chromosome 8, ASM2561291v2, whole genome shotgun sequence DNA harbors:
- the LOC128157979 gene encoding uncharacterized protein LOC128157979 isoform X1: protein MDSFRKSGRSTELLTEDDRAQFSSWIGQRSRFELLYKISRDGCTSKTFHQHCDGKGPTVTILYNTDNTAYGGFLSQSWVSSGTHIKDPESFLFTLSYNGVQNRRKFPVTNPKKAAFGHVYFGPSFGDVNETNWSGRESPRFQSKLRMESSSDLTTFRDTVTASRDKGSDTYFFNLNGRSDFGSAYQKPTVNMNAINNGHMCVFDLEVYLVKAFVQYSASECFFIVAEEKMPSLKGPDLTVILSKPWRETPLWNEQNLQSLKDLVSSYKPLPDMKISEVNILLVGQINAGKSSFFNSLNSIFRGEISSRACAGTSPHSLTTNFRKYRIRNRETESYLNFRLCDTRGLEEEMSMHLQDMALLLDGHLSDQYKFNPMAHATHQDPGFVLNATFQDKIHCVAFVVDASSIDVLQANVSQKLLHFRSLIVERGIPNVVYLTKLDKVCPLVDEDVRRVYHSQACKQALETAADVIGIPRGHVFPVKNYEKESQLQTNISIMALTAMRQTLVFADDYLEDKYELSQSQQ, encoded by the exons ATGGATTCCTTTAGAAAATCCGGCAG GTCAACAGAACTCCTGACTGAAGACGACAGAGCTCAGTTTTCTTCATGGATTGGTCAGAGATCACGTTTTGAGTTGCTGTACAAAATTAGCAGAGACGGTTGTACTTCTAAAACTTTTCATCAACACTGTGATGGAAAAGGTCCCACCGTCACTATCCTATACAACACAGACAACACCGCTTATGGAGGGTTCCTGTCTCAGAGTTGGGTGTCATCTGGAACCCACATCAAAGACCCAGAgagttttttgtttactttatcCTATAATGGGGTCCAAAATAGAAGAAAATTCCCCGTAACCAATCCTAAAAAGGCAGCTTTTGGACACGTATATTTCGGACCATCTTTTGGAGATGTTAACGAGACAAATTGGAGTGGAAGAGAGTCACCAAGGTTTCAATCAAAATTGCGTATGGAAAGTTCCTCTGATCTGACAACTTTTAGAGACACGGTCACTGCATCACGAGACAAGGGCAGCGACACTTATTTCTTTAATCTGAACGGAAGATCAGATTTTGGTTCGGCTTACCAAAAACCAACAGTAAATATGAATGCAATCAACAATGGTCACATGTGTGTCTTTGATCTAGAAGTATATTTAGTTAAAG CCTTTGTGCAATATAGTGCCTCTGAATGTTTCTTTATTGTAGCCGAAGAAAAGATGCCAAGTTTAAAAGGGCCTGATTTAACAGTCATATTATCGAAACCATGGAGAGAGACGCCTCTATGGAATGAACAG AATTTGCAGTCTTTGAAAGACTTAGTCTCCAGTTACAAGCCTTTACCTGATATGAAGATCTCAGAGGTCAATATTTTACTGGTAGGACAGATCAACGCTGGAAAGTCTAGTTTTTTCAACTCTTTGAATTCTATTTTCCGAGGGGAAATATCTTCACGCGCTTGCGCCGGTACTTCACCCCACAGTCTTACAACGAAT TTTCGGAAATACAGAATTCGGAACCGTGAAACAGAAAGCTATCTGAATTTCCGGCTTTGTGACACCCGTGGATTGGAGGAAGAAATGTCCATGCATCTACAGGACATGGCGCTTCTTCTGGATGGACATTTATCAGACCAGTACAAA ttCAACCCAATGGCGCATGCAACCCACCAAGATCCGGGTTTTGTCCTTAACGCGACGTTTCAGGACAAGATTCACTGTGTGGCTTTTGTAGTGGATGCCAGTTCAATTGACGTCCTGCAAGCAAACGTTTCACAGAAACTGCTTCATTTTCGTTCCTTGATAGTAGAGAGGG gaatTCCCAATGTAGTTTATCTGACAAAACTAGACAAGGTGTGTCCACTTGTTGATGAAGATGTACGAAGAGTCTATCACAGCCAAGCCTGCAAACAAGCCCTGGAAACCGCGGCTGACGTAATAGGAATTCCTCGTGGTCACGTGTTTCCTgtcaaaaattatgaaaaagagAGCCAATTGCAAACTAATATAAGTATTATGGCACTGACTGCAATGAGACAGACTCTGGTTTTTGCAGATGATTACTTGGAGGACAAATATGAACTCAGCCAGTCCCAACAGTAA
- the LOC128157979 gene encoding interferon-induced protein 44-like isoform X2 — protein MDSFRKSGRSTELLTEDDRAQFSSWIGQRSRFELLYKISRDGCTSKTFHQHCDGKGPTVTILYNTDNTAYGGFLSQSWVSSGTHIKDPESFLFTLSYNGVQNRRKFPVTNPKKAAFGHVYFGPSFGDVNETNWSGRESPRFQSKLRMESSSDLTTFRDTVTASRDKGSDTYFFNLNGRSDFGSAYQKPTVNMNAINNGHMCVFDLEVYLVKAEEKMPSLKGPDLTVILSKPWRETPLWNEQNLQSLKDLVSSYKPLPDMKISEVNILLVGQINAGKSSFFNSLNSIFRGEISSRACAGTSPHSLTTNFRKYRIRNRETESYLNFRLCDTRGLEEEMSMHLQDMALLLDGHLSDQYKFNPMAHATHQDPGFVLNATFQDKIHCVAFVVDASSIDVLQANVSQKLLHFRSLIVERGIPNVVYLTKLDKVCPLVDEDVRRVYHSQACKQALETAADVIGIPRGHVFPVKNYEKESQLQTNISIMALTAMRQTLVFADDYLEDKYELSQSQQ, from the exons ATGGATTCCTTTAGAAAATCCGGCAG GTCAACAGAACTCCTGACTGAAGACGACAGAGCTCAGTTTTCTTCATGGATTGGTCAGAGATCACGTTTTGAGTTGCTGTACAAAATTAGCAGAGACGGTTGTACTTCTAAAACTTTTCATCAACACTGTGATGGAAAAGGTCCCACCGTCACTATCCTATACAACACAGACAACACCGCTTATGGAGGGTTCCTGTCTCAGAGTTGGGTGTCATCTGGAACCCACATCAAAGACCCAGAgagttttttgtttactttatcCTATAATGGGGTCCAAAATAGAAGAAAATTCCCCGTAACCAATCCTAAAAAGGCAGCTTTTGGACACGTATATTTCGGACCATCTTTTGGAGATGTTAACGAGACAAATTGGAGTGGAAGAGAGTCACCAAGGTTTCAATCAAAATTGCGTATGGAAAGTTCCTCTGATCTGACAACTTTTAGAGACACGGTCACTGCATCACGAGACAAGGGCAGCGACACTTATTTCTTTAATCTGAACGGAAGATCAGATTTTGGTTCGGCTTACCAAAAACCAACAGTAAATATGAATGCAATCAACAATGGTCACATGTGTGTCTTTGATCTAGAAGTATATTTAGTTAAAG CCGAAGAAAAGATGCCAAGTTTAAAAGGGCCTGATTTAACAGTCATATTATCGAAACCATGGAGAGAGACGCCTCTATGGAATGAACAG AATTTGCAGTCTTTGAAAGACTTAGTCTCCAGTTACAAGCCTTTACCTGATATGAAGATCTCAGAGGTCAATATTTTACTGGTAGGACAGATCAACGCTGGAAAGTCTAGTTTTTTCAACTCTTTGAATTCTATTTTCCGAGGGGAAATATCTTCACGCGCTTGCGCCGGTACTTCACCCCACAGTCTTACAACGAAT TTTCGGAAATACAGAATTCGGAACCGTGAAACAGAAAGCTATCTGAATTTCCGGCTTTGTGACACCCGTGGATTGGAGGAAGAAATGTCCATGCATCTACAGGACATGGCGCTTCTTCTGGATGGACATTTATCAGACCAGTACAAA ttCAACCCAATGGCGCATGCAACCCACCAAGATCCGGGTTTTGTCCTTAACGCGACGTTTCAGGACAAGATTCACTGTGTGGCTTTTGTAGTGGATGCCAGTTCAATTGACGTCCTGCAAGCAAACGTTTCACAGAAACTGCTTCATTTTCGTTCCTTGATAGTAGAGAGGG gaatTCCCAATGTAGTTTATCTGACAAAACTAGACAAGGTGTGTCCACTTGTTGATGAAGATGTACGAAGAGTCTATCACAGCCAAGCCTGCAAACAAGCCCTGGAAACCGCGGCTGACGTAATAGGAATTCCTCGTGGTCACGTGTTTCCTgtcaaaaattatgaaaaagagAGCCAATTGCAAACTAATATAAGTATTATGGCACTGACTGCAATGAGACAGACTCTGGTTTTTGCAGATGATTACTTGGAGGACAAATATGAACTCAGCCAGTCCCAACAGTAA